The proteins below are encoded in one region of Oncorhynchus gorbuscha isolate QuinsamMale2020 ecotype Even-year linkage group LG01, OgorEven_v1.0, whole genome shotgun sequence:
- the ppp2r3b gene encoding serine/threonine-protein phosphatase 2A regulatory subunit B'' subunit beta isoform X5, with translation MRMKELSLRQDPDLRKELALLARGCDFVLPSRFKKRLRAFHAEQGQAQVKSEAPVPTALSESIPKFYFPRGRPKANLNIDSLIAKIEKIFSQFPNERATIEDMGKVAKACECPLYWKAPLFNSAGGDRTGFVSVHKFVAMWRKMLQTCHDDVSKFVHLLAKPGCNYLEQEDFIPFLQDVVNSHAGLAFLKEASDFHSRYITTVAQRIFYNVNRSWSGRISCSELRKSSFLQNVALLEQEEDVNQLTEFFSYEHFYVIYCKFWELDTDHDLYIDQRDLARHNDQAISHKMIERIFSGTVTRDRRLRKDGRLSYADFVWFLISEEDKKTDTSIEYWFRCMDLDGDGVLSMYELEYFYEEQCVKLETMAIEPLPFEDCLCQMLDLVKPEVEGKITLRDLKQCKLSHIFYDTFFNIEKYLDHEQKDPFSVVREAETEGQEISDWEKYAAEEYDILVAEETTTDQYNDGYDNALSHISSELCLRTEERHFFEIPNPHCNLDLDEDDFE, from the exons gCCCAGGTGAAGAGCGAGGCGCCTGTTCCCACGGCGCTGAGTGAAAGCATTCCAAAGTTCTACTTTCCGCGGGGGCGGCCCAAAGCCAACCTCAACATCGACAGCCTCATTGCTAAGATCGAGAAAATATTTTCCCAATTCCCCAATGAAAGGGCCACCATTGAGGACATGGGGAAGGTTGCCAAG GCGTGCGAGTGTCCGCTCTACTGGAAAGCCCCATTGTTCAATTCGGCTGGAGGCGATAGGACGGGCTTCGTGTCCGTTCACAAGTTTGTGGCCATGTGGAGAAA AATGCTGCAGACCTGTCATGACGACGTGTCTAAGTTTGTACACCTCTTGGCCAAACCTGGCTGTAATTACCTGGAACAAGAGGACTTTATTCCATTCCTGCAG GATGTGGTGAACTCTCACGCAGGCCTGGCCTTCCTGAAGGAGGCGTCCGACTTCCACTCACGTTACATCACCACA GTTGCCCAGAGGATATTCTACAATGTGAACAGGTCATGGTCAGGCAGGATCAGCTGTTCAGAGCTCAGGAAAAGCAGCTTTCTCCAG AACGTGGCCCTGCTAGAGCAGGAGGAGGACGTGAACCAGCTAACAGAGTTCTTCTCCTACGAACATTTCTACGTCATCTACTGCAAGTTCTGGGAGCTGGACACGGACCATGACCTATACATAGACCAGAGAGACCTGGCCCGACACAACGACCAAg CTATCTCCCACAAGATGATTGAAAGAATATTTTCTGGGACAGTTACCAG GGATAGACGTCTGCGTAAAGACGGCAGGCTGAGCTACGCTGACTTTGTCTGGTTCCTCATCTCCGAAGAAGACAAGAAGACTGACACCAG TATAGAGTACTGGTTCCGGTGTATGGACCTGGATGGGGACGGTGTGTTGTCTATGTACGAGCTGGAGTATTTCTATGAGGAGCAGTGTGTGAAGTTGGAGACCATGGCAATCGAGCCCCTGCCCTTCGAGGACTGTCTCTGTCAGATGCTCGACCTGGTCAAGCCGGAGGTCGAGG GAAAGATCACCCTACGGGACCTGAAGCAGTGTAAGTTGTCTCACATCTTCTATGACACCTTCTTCAACATCGAGAAATACCTGGACCACGAGCAGAAAGACCCCTTCTCTGTTGTAAGG gaggctgagacagagggCCAAGAGATCTCGGACTGGGAAAAATATGCAGCGGAGGAGTACGATATCCTGGTTGCCGAGGAGACTACTACTGATCAGTACAACGACGG GTATGACAATGCTCTGAGTCACATCTCCAGTGAATTGTGtctgaggacagaggagagacatttCTTTGAGATCCCCAACCCTCACTGCAATCTGGACTTGGATGAGGACGACTTTGAATAA